A single region of the Myxococcales bacterium genome encodes:
- a CDS encoding OmpA family protein produces MTSPARRAALVAALTFAPACSLVTVQQDPFPALEIRADRPEAPPPRVVLTDSNIQIMDKVQFETGSDKLLPVSFPLLDQVAQVMLENPQIELIEIQGHTDSTGTAGINRKLSAARAESVKRYLVDKKIAKARMTTKGYGPDVPISDNGTAEGRDANRRVEFKIVKQGPKKTLIQED; encoded by the coding sequence ATGACCTCGCCCGCTCGTCGTGCCGCGCTCGTCGCGGCCCTCACCTTCGCGCCAGCGTGCTCGCTGGTGACGGTCCAGCAGGATCCGTTCCCGGCGCTCGAGATCCGCGCCGATCGTCCCGAGGCGCCGCCGCCGCGGGTGGTGCTGACCGACTCGAACATCCAGATCATGGACAAGGTCCAGTTCGAGACCGGCTCGGACAAGCTCCTGCCGGTGTCGTTCCCGCTGCTCGATCAGGTCGCGCAGGTGATGCTCGAGAACCCGCAGATCGAGCTGATCGAGATCCAGGGCCACACCGACTCGACCGGCACCGCCGGGATCAACCGCAAGCTGTCGGCCGCGCGCGCCGAGTCGGTCAAGCGCTACCTGGTCGACAAGAAGATCGCCAAGGCGCGGATGACCACCAAGGGCTACGGCCCCGACGTGCCCATCTCCGACAACGGCACCGCCGAGGGTCGCGACGCGAATCGCCGCGTCGAGTTCAAGATCGTCAAGCAGGGTCCCAAGAAGACCTTGATCCAGGAGGACTGA
- a CDS encoding hemerythrin domain-containing protein, with translation MEPSVARARLLSQHEGLRDRLGTTLALAERFRAGTAPESEVIAALDALRDAFEEHNQFEESLLAPMLRETDAFGEVRVARMVGEHSEEHRVFMVFLGGPVDDVVRGLADFIEEIAAHMEAEERTFLHPAVLRDDVVAIDHSGA, from the coding sequence ATGGAACCAAGCGTCGCGCGCGCGCGCCTGTTGTCCCAGCACGAGGGCCTCCGGGACCGCCTTGGGACCACGCTGGCGTTGGCCGAGCGATTCCGGGCTGGTACCGCACCTGAGAGCGAGGTCATCGCCGCGCTCGACGCGCTGCGCGACGCCTTCGAGGAGCACAACCAGTTCGAGGAGAGCCTGCTGGCGCCGATGCTGCGCGAGACCGACGCCTTCGGCGAGGTCCGGGTGGCGCGGATGGTGGGCGAGCACAGCGAGGAGCACCGCGTCTTCATGGTGTTCCTGGGCGGGCCCGTCGACGACGTGGTCCGTGGGCTGGCCGACTTCATCGAGGAGATCGCCGCGCACATGGAGGCCGAGGAGCGGACCTTCCTGCACCCCGCGGTGCTGCGCGACGACGTGGTCGCGATCGACCACAGCGGCGCGTGA
- a CDS encoding tRNA threonylcarbamoyladenosine dehydratase — protein sequence MATHRRFDRTARLLGDDGVARLGAATVTVFGVGGVGSFAAEGLIRSGVGRVILVDFDRICVTNVNRQVHALKGTLGKSKVAVMAERLRLINPDAVIEARPEFYSAATSARLLVPEPDVVIDAIDNVTAKMHLIATCVRERVRLVSAMGAAARLDPTAVRVADLADTKICPFARDLRKTLRKKHGLDCTVPTGVLAVYSEEMPRAPRALAYDTAGFECVCPGGDNGQHDCEKRNRVDGSLAFVPAMVGMTAAATAVQVLLGERAVRWPSRGAVDADGDRDRVRAP from the coding sequence ATGGCCACCCACCGCCGGTTCGATCGTACCGCCCGCCTGCTCGGCGACGACGGCGTGGCCCGGCTCGGCGCCGCCACGGTGACGGTGTTCGGCGTCGGCGGCGTCGGCTCGTTCGCCGCCGAGGGGCTGATCCGCAGCGGGGTCGGGCGGGTGATCCTGGTCGACTTCGATCGCATCTGCGTGACCAACGTCAACCGCCAGGTCCACGCGCTCAAGGGCACGCTCGGCAAGTCCAAGGTCGCGGTCATGGCCGAGCGCTTGCGGCTGATCAACCCCGACGCGGTGATCGAGGCGCGGCCCGAGTTCTACAGCGCCGCGACCTCGGCCCGGCTGCTCGTGCCCGAGCCCGACGTCGTGATCGACGCGATCGACAACGTCACCGCCAAGATGCACCTGATCGCGACGTGCGTGCGCGAGCGCGTCCGCCTGGTGTCGGCGATGGGCGCCGCCGCCCGGCTCGATCCGACCGCGGTGCGCGTGGCCGATCTGGCCGACACGAAGATCTGCCCGTTCGCGCGCGACCTGCGCAAGACGCTGCGCAAGAAGCACGGCCTCGACTGCACCGTGCCGACCGGCGTGCTGGCGGTGTACTCCGAGGAGATGCCGCGCGCGCCGCGGGCGCTGGCCTACGACACCGCCGGGTTCGAGTGCGTGTGCCCAGGCGGCGACAACGGCCAGCACGACTGCGAGAAGCGCAACCGCGTCGACGGCTCGCTGGCGTTCGTGCCGGCGATGGTCGGCATGACCGCGGCCGCGACCGCGGTCCAGGTGCTCCTCGGCGAGCGCGCGGTGCGGTGGCCGAGCCGCGGCGCGGTCGACGCCGACGGCGATCGTGATAGGGTCCGCGCACCATGA
- a CDS encoding AgmX/PglI C-terminal domain-containing protein, translated as MRTSLTLTLTLVAGLAACSRTGTGAGVRTDITARMQSVQAPIQQCYADALQRNRKVRGMMVVTFRAAPDSGAFEHLTVARDEPADQTLRQCVLGEIGKLKLATPQRTGLDVSYPINFQPTK; from the coding sequence ATGCGCACGTCCCTCACGCTCACGCTCACGCTGGTCGCCGGCCTCGCCGCGTGCTCGCGCACCGGCACCGGCGCCGGCGTCCGCACCGACATCACCGCGCGCATGCAGTCGGTGCAGGCGCCGATCCAGCAGTGCTACGCCGACGCCCTGCAGCGCAACCGCAAGGTGCGCGGCATGATGGTGGTCACGTTCCGGGCCGCCCCCGACTCGGGCGCGTTCGAGCACCTGACGGTCGCGCGCGACGAGCCCGCCGACCAGACGCTCCGGCAGTGCGTGCTCGGCGAGATCGGCAAGCTCAAGCTGGCCACGCCGCAGCGGACCGGGCTCGACGTGTCGTACCCGATCAACTTCCAGCCGACCAAGTGA
- a CDS encoding host attachment protein, with protein MLALAIVVADAARARLFTYKREAQDEAAPTLRERADLVSPERRMRPRELWTDARPRANVGVGRHGDPIDDHRDDHLVEVDRRFAATVVARVAQLVDDAACARVALVASPRFLGHLREHTAPLRQRGVTIEEVGRDLTTETVPELRTHLGEFGVLPRTGRWVPEGSSPNPPPSGASPDRAPTHDARLRARGPVLDRKTDKR; from the coding sequence ATGCTCGCCCTTGCCATCGTCGTCGCGGATGCCGCGCGTGCGCGGTTGTTCACCTACAAGCGCGAGGCCCAGGACGAAGCCGCCCCGACCTTGCGCGAGCGCGCCGACCTGGTCAGCCCCGAGCGCCGCATGCGCCCGCGCGAGCTGTGGACCGATGCCCGCCCCCGCGCCAACGTCGGCGTCGGTCGCCACGGCGATCCGATCGACGATCACCGCGACGATCACCTGGTCGAGGTCGACCGCCGGTTCGCCGCGACGGTGGTGGCGCGGGTCGCGCAGCTCGTCGACGACGCCGCGTGCGCGCGGGTCGCGCTGGTGGCGAGCCCGCGCTTCCTCGGTCACCTGCGCGAGCACACCGCGCCGCTGCGGCAGCGCGGCGTCACGATCGAGGAGGTCGGCCGCGATCTGACCACCGAGACCGTGCCGGAGCTGCGCACCCACCTCGGCGAGTTCGGGGTCCTGCCCCGGACCGGGCGCTGGGTTCCAGAGGGTTCGTCGCCGAACCCTCCCCCATCGGGGGCAAGCCCCGATAGGGCCCCCACCCACGACGCGAGACTCCGGGCGCGTGGACCGGTGCTCGACCGAAAAACTGACAAGCGCTGA
- a CDS encoding trypsin-like peptidase domain-containing protein, with translation MTATNISDLGVFQVFTGGGTGSGFLITPTLLVTNSHVVAPYRQVAIELRDRRRVLGTVRRVHPQRDLAIVELAAPLTGEILAIQASDDLEPNQPISIVGFPVGLPLSITDGVVSNPRQLLDGQHFVQTDAAINPGNSGGPMLDDQRRIIAVTTCKLRAADNVGFGIPGADAQAFVDGFLTQTAPFGVMCPACDVLLESARRYCDHCGSDLEGLELTTYFDPPEPHPLVGFVEDALTGAGVDPVLARHGAANWSFYSGSAPIEIWSCCSEHLCLASPLAKPGKQRLGELFRYLLSAEHAPFAFDLDDNVIRLHLTMHISDVFALADRAELAAFVAQFVASADRFDNQLADQFGCEPAPATQLTFWKEQGRS, from the coding sequence GTGACCGCGACCAACATCTCCGATCTCGGCGTGTTCCAGGTGTTCACGGGCGGCGGCACCGGCTCCGGCTTCCTGATCACGCCCACGCTCCTGGTGACCAACTCCCACGTGGTCGCGCCGTACCGCCAGGTCGCGATCGAGCTGCGCGATCGCCGGCGCGTGCTGGGCACGGTCCGCCGCGTCCACCCGCAGCGCGACCTGGCGATCGTCGAGCTGGCCGCGCCGCTGACCGGCGAGATCCTCGCGATCCAGGCGTCCGACGACCTCGAGCCCAACCAGCCGATCAGCATCGTCGGCTTCCCGGTCGGCCTGCCGCTGTCGATCACCGACGGCGTGGTCTCGAACCCGCGCCAGCTCCTCGACGGTCAGCACTTCGTCCAGACCGACGCCGCGATCAACCCCGGCAACTCGGGCGGGCCGATGCTCGACGACCAGCGCCGGATCATCGCGGTCACGACCTGCAAGCTGCGCGCGGCCGACAACGTCGGGTTCGGCATCCCCGGCGCCGACGCCCAGGCCTTCGTCGACGGCTTCCTGACCCAGACCGCGCCGTTCGGGGTGATGTGCCCGGCCTGCGACGTCCTGCTCGAGAGCGCGCGCCGCTACTGCGATCACTGCGGCTCCGATCTCGAGGGGCTCGAGCTGACGACGTACTTCGACCCGCCCGAGCCGCACCCGCTGGTCGGGTTCGTCGAGGACGCCCTCACCGGCGCCGGGGTCGATCCGGTGCTCGCGCGCCACGGCGCGGCCAACTGGTCGTTCTACAGCGGCAGCGCGCCGATCGAGATCTGGAGCTGCTGCTCCGAGCACCTGTGCCTCGCGTCGCCGCTGGCCAAGCCGGGCAAGCAGCGGCTGGGCGAGCTGTTCCGGTACCTGCTCTCGGCCGAGCACGCGCCGTTCGCGTTCGATCTCGATGACAACGTCATCCGCCTGCACCTGACGATGCACATCTCCGACGTGTTCGCGCTCGCCGATCGCGCCGAGCTGGCCGCGTTCGTCGCGCAGTTCGTCGCCTCGGCCGACCGCTTCGACAACCAGCTCGCCGACCAGTTCGGGTGCGAGCCGGCGCCGGCGACCCAGCTCACCTTCTGGAAGGAGCAGGGACGATCGTAG
- a CDS encoding TatD family hydrolase, with translation MIDSHCHLDVDAFADDRAVVVARAVAAGVRGILVPAIRPRTWAALTALPAAHPDAPLALALGVHPQVVPDLDADERATVDGLVDALAAAMTERVVAIGECGLDGATGDHPRQEQVLRAHVRAARALGLPLVIHVLRAHDAAPRILREERVGEVGGVVHSFSGSPELVAIYADLGLACSFAGAIARPGARRPVAAARAVAAAALLVETDAPDQAPAPGGGRNEPARLVEVIAGVARARGEAPGAVAAATAANARRVFPRAARWW, from the coding sequence GTGATCGACAGCCACTGCCACCTCGACGTCGACGCCTTCGCCGACGATCGCGCGGTGGTGGTGGCCCGGGCGGTGGCGGCGGGCGTGCGCGGCATCCTGGTGCCGGCGATCCGCCCGCGCACCTGGGCGGCGCTGACCGCGCTGCCGGCGGCGCACCCCGACGCGCCGCTGGCGCTGGCGCTGGGCGTGCACCCGCAGGTCGTGCCCGACCTCGACGCCGACGAGCGCGCGACCGTCGACGGCCTCGTCGACGCGCTGGCCGCGGCCATGACCGAGCGGGTCGTGGCGATCGGCGAGTGCGGGCTCGACGGCGCGACCGGCGATCATCCGCGCCAGGAGCAGGTGCTGCGCGCCCACGTGCGGGCCGCGCGCGCGCTCGGCCTGCCGCTGGTGATCCACGTGCTGCGCGCCCACGACGCCGCGCCGCGGATCCTGCGCGAGGAGCGGGTCGGCGAGGTCGGCGGCGTCGTCCACAGCTTCTCGGGCTCGCCCGAGCTGGTCGCGATCTACGCCGACCTCGGCCTGGCGTGCTCGTTCGCGGGCGCGATCGCCCGGCCCGGCGCGCGTCGACCGGTCGCGGCGGCGCGGGCGGTGGCGGCGGCGGCGCTGCTGGTCGAGACCGACGCGCCCGACCAGGCGCCGGCGCCGGGCGGGGGCCGCAACGAGCCGGCGCGGCTGGTCGAGGTCATCGCCGGGGTCGCGCGGGCGCGCGGCGAGGCGCCCGGCGCGGTCGCCGCCGCCACCGCGGCCAACGCCCGACGGGTGTTCCCGCGGGCCGCGCGTTGGTGGTAG
- a CDS encoding MBL fold metallo-hydrolase, producing the protein MRLTFLGAAREVTGSMLLVETAGGSVLVDCGMFQGRRAESRARNRTLPRAALTADAALLTHAHVDHSGSLPVLVRDGFAGAIHTTPATRDLCAVMLRDAARIQVADADYLNRRYGEDPEWTPIEPIYDEDAVVTALGRMVGHPYGQRFAPVPGVEVTFIDAGHILGSAQVVLDVDERGRRHRLVVSGDLGRSGMPIIRDPAVPPRPIDTLVMESTYGGRRHGPMAAMATELATVLARARASGGKVLVPAFALGRTQELLAILHGLGRAGDPIGMPVFIDSPLAIDVTSVFRLHPECFDAETRAALDGDDPFAVPNLTMTRTREASMAINDVTGPALIIAASGMCEGGRVLHHLRNLVEDPTTTIVTIGFMAQHTLGRRLVERRPQVKIWGVARELHAQVVTLDGFSAHADTDDLEAYARGCAATTTFLVHGEPEGQTALAAALAGHGLAIQVPERGAVVER; encoded by the coding sequence ATGCGCCTCACCTTCCTCGGAGCCGCGCGCGAGGTCACCGGCTCGATGCTGCTGGTCGAGACCGCCGGCGGGTCGGTGCTGGTCGACTGCGGCATGTTCCAGGGGCGGCGGGCCGAGAGCCGCGCGCGCAACCGCACGCTGCCCCGGGCGGCGCTGACCGCCGACGCCGCGCTCCTGACCCACGCCCACGTCGATCACAGCGGCAGCCTGCCGGTGCTGGTCCGCGACGGGTTCGCCGGCGCGATCCACACCACGCCCGCCACCCGCGACCTGTGCGCCGTCATGCTGCGCGACGCCGCACGCATCCAGGTCGCCGACGCCGACTACCTGAACCGTCGCTACGGCGAGGATCCCGAGTGGACGCCGATCGAGCCGATCTACGACGAGGACGCCGTCGTGACCGCGCTGGGGCGCATGGTCGGCCACCCGTACGGCCAGCGGTTCGCGCCGGTGCCCGGCGTCGAGGTGACGTTCATCGACGCCGGCCACATCCTCGGCTCGGCCCAGGTCGTCCTCGACGTGGACGAGCGCGGCCGCCGCCATCGCCTGGTCGTGTCGGGTGATCTCGGTCGATCCGGCATGCCGATCATCCGCGACCCAGCGGTGCCACCGCGGCCGATCGACACGCTCGTGATGGAGAGCACCTACGGCGGGCGCCGCCACGGCCCGATGGCCGCGATGGCGACCGAGCTGGCGACGGTGCTCGCGCGCGCGCGCGCCAGCGGGGGCAAGGTGCTGGTGCCAGCGTTCGCGCTCGGGCGCACGCAGGAGCTCCTGGCGATCCTGCACGGCCTCGGCCGCGCGGGCGATCCGATCGGCATGCCGGTGTTCATCGACTCGCCGCTGGCGATCGACGTGACCTCGGTGTTCCGCCTGCACCCGGAGTGCTTCGACGCCGAGACCCGGGCGGCGCTCGACGGCGACGACCCGTTCGCGGTGCCGAACCTGACGATGACCCGCACCCGGGAGGCCTCGATGGCCATCAACGACGTGACCGGGCCGGCGCTGATCATCGCCGCGTCGGGCATGTGCGAGGGCGGCCGGGTGCTGCACCACCTGCGCAACCTGGTCGAGGACCCGACCACGACGATCGTCACGATCGGGTTCATGGCCCAGCACACGCTCGGGCGCCGCCTGGTCGAGCGCCGCCCGCAGGTGAAGATCTGGGGCGTCGCCCGCGAGCTCCACGCCCAGGTCGTCACCCTCGACGGGTTCTCGGCCCACGCCGACACCGACGACCTCGAGGCCTACGCGCGCGGGTGCGCGGCCACGACCACGTTCCTGGTCCACGGCGAGCCCGAGGGCCAGACCGCGCTGGCGGCGGCGCTGGCGGGGCACGGGCTCGCGATCCAGGTGCCCGAGCGCGGCGCGGTCGTCGAGCGCTGA
- a CDS encoding peroxiredoxin, translating into MITAGDKFPSVTIKEATAEGPKDVDPAALFAGKHVVLFSLPGAFTPTCSKEHLPGYVARYDELRAKGVDLIACLSVNDAFVMQAWAEQHEALGKIVMLSDGNAALTKALGIEVDLAAPHMGVRARRGLFDIVDGVVKSVELEAAGKFEVSSAGACLLKL; encoded by the coding sequence ATGATCACCGCTGGCGACAAGTTCCCCTCCGTCACCATCAAGGAAGCCACCGCCGAGGGCCCCAAGGACGTCGATCCGGCCGCGCTGTTCGCCGGCAAGCACGTCGTCCTGTTCTCCCTCCCGGGCGCGTTCACCCCGACCTGCTCCAAGGAGCACCTGCCGGGCTACGTGGCCCGCTACGACGAGCTCCGCGCCAAGGGCGTCGATCTGATCGCGTGCCTGTCGGTCAACGACGCGTTCGTGATGCAGGCGTGGGCCGAGCAGCACGAGGCGCTCGGCAAGATCGTCATGCTGTCCGACGGCAACGCCGCGCTGACCAAGGCGCTCGGCATCGAGGTCGACCTGGCCGCGCCGCACATGGGCGTCCGCGCCCGCCGCGGCCTGTTCGACATCGTCGACGGCGTCGTCAAGTCGGTCGAGCTCGAGGCGGCCGGCAAGTTCGAGGTCTCGAGCGCCGGCG